Within the Wolbachia pipientis genome, the region CTCTTGAATTAATAAAGAGTGATAATTCAGAAAAAAAAGTAAAAGTCCATCTCAGTGTATTTTTTATCCTTGTACAGAAGATGGAAAATTAAGCAACAGTGAAGAATGCACTACATATATTTGGAGTTATGCAAGTAAATATGATCAATTAATTAAAGATTTTTATTCTACCTATGGTGAGAAAGCAAATACACCAATAAATTTATTTGCCATAAACGGTAAAAAAGAAGCTATTGAGTCTATATTAAAAAACATAGAAAAAAGTAAATTAATAGATAAGGTAAATGAGTATAATGCAATTGGTTATGCTCCTATACATTCAGCAGCTTTTAATGGTCACAAGGAGATAGTAAAATATCTTGTAGAGGAACAAGGTGTTGATATTAATTTTATCACTCGTGGTTCAGAAAATACTCCGACGTTTATTGCTGTTTTAGGTAATCAATTAGATGTATTACAATATTTGGTAGGCGAAAGAGGAGCAGATCCTAATAAAGGTGGTCAAATTCCTATTCTATATGCTGCTCTATATGCTAGAAAGGATTTTATAGAACTCCTAATAAACAACAATGCTAATATTCTTTTAAAGGACAAATCACACGATTATAACGTTCTGCACTATGTACTCTCTCATTTGAACAAATGTAGGAAGCATATTTCTGATATTGAAGAGATCGTTAAATATTGTTTGGAAAAAAATTCTGTTCTTGTAAAAGATGCAAATATTTTTGGAATGACGCCATTACATTTTGCTGCAGAACATGGTTCTGCTAGTATTGTCAAAATGCTTCTAGATTACGGTGCTGATGTTAATGCTAAGTCTCATCTTGCTAAACCTCTTTGTGATGTCTCGCGTGCTGAAGCGAATATTGTAAGACACGTTAAGAATTATGATGAAGGCTATACTCCTTTACACATTGCTGCAAAGGAAAATCACTTAGAAAGTGTAAAGCTCTTACTACAAAAAGGTGCCATCTATAGAGCTATTAATGATGAAAGGAGTACTCCTCTTGATATGGCAGAACTTGGATCTGATGTTGAAAGTTTACTAGAATCTATATCTCTATCATTTAAAGCTGTTCTGGATGGTAAAAAGGATGAGCTTGATTATTTACTAAAGGGAAAAGGTTCTGATGTACTTAAATCAATTCTCAACGCTCGTGATCGTGATAAAAGAACACTTCTACAAGTTGCTGGTAATGAGAAAAGAGATATTACAAACTTGCTTATAGAAAAACTAAGAAATGTTCCGTCTTCTGATCAGCAGCAAGAAGCTGTAAAACAAGGAGGTAAAGTTTCAGCTGGGGAATGTCTACCAGGACCAAGTTCAGGAAGAAGGAAAAGAGAAGCTATTGGTGAAAAGTGTTTATTTACATGGGAAGACGTAGATGAGTTCAATGAGGAAAAAGATGAAAAAAGAGATTTTAGTAAAATGAAAATAGATAGTGAAAAGTTTGTCAGTTACATTAAAGATTTGCCAGAGGCGAAGCAGAGTCAACTGATTCAGCTGGCAGATGAAGTTAGGGTTGCAGGTAATTCTCAAGGTCTTGTAAGTAAGCTCATTAGTAATCAAAAAGTCATGTCTCATCTAAATAGAGTGGGAAGAATCTCGGGTATGACTATGCATGGAATGATGGCTAAAAATGTGTTAGCTGACTTTTTAAATGGAGATTATCAAGGTGTAGCAGTTAATGTTGGTTTTATAGCAGGTGGTCAAGGGTTTGCCAAAGTTGCTGAAGCTGCATCTCTAAAAGGGCTAAAGCTAGCTCAAGAGGGAAAGTTATTAGTTGGTAGATCTTTAAGAGCAGCTTCTCCTTTTCTTGCTCGTGGTACTTCTGCTTTTGTTGTCTATGATCTAGTAAATCAGATAAAAGCATTTAAAAATGGTACAGAAGAAGTACTAGTTGGTGTAGTAGGAGATAGTATTTACTTGGGAGTTGACGCTGCAGAGATTGGTGTGGAAGTTGCTGAAGCTTTTGAGGTTCTAGAAGGAGTATCAAGTGTTACTGGCCCTATTGGAGCTACAATTGGCGCTGTAGTATTTGTTGGTACTGATGTTTACATGGCAGTAAAAAGAGTTGATAAAATTGATCAGATTATCCATCTCAAAGGAAATGAAAGGTTTATTGAAGGATTACGTGCATTTATCGGTATGCAACCTGAACGGTATATAGAAGAATTAATGGAAGAAAAACAGCTTAGTAACCAATTAGTAAAGCAAGGACTTGAATACTTACAGCAACATAGCAATATTCAAAGATATGTTTTTCCTACTGGTAAGTCAGTTGTAGATTCTTGTCGTGATGTACCATATCAAAAGAGCATATGTAGTGGTGGATTTAATTGGTGTTCTGCGAGACGTACAGTTACATGTTATACTGAGAAATGCACAACTAAGTTTGAGGTAGATTTAGATAATACAGTGCTACTAGAGAGAAAAAGAACTGACGTAAAATGGAGCAGAGCAAAACCAGATAATCCAGATGGAGGTCAGGTATTTTGTTTACCACAAGGAGATTATGAACCTGCTCCAAATTATGGATCTTATTTATGTGAAAGTGCGATAGGTGTAACTGATTTATCTGCTAATAAAACTGGAGGTTACACCCTAATTAATTTGGGAGAAGGCAAAGATAACGTTAAAGGATTTACAGATAGTAGAAATATCTTTGTAGTGAATAATGGTTCTAAAGAATATTATGGAGGAAATAAAGATGATATATTTGTTTTACAGGCAGGTTATGTCAAGGGGTATTTATCTGGGGAAGGTGGAATTAATACTTTAGATACAACGTCATTTGCATTTCAGGAAGAACCATTAAATATTCAGTTAGATATAGGAGAAATTGTAGATTACTCACGTGATAATTGGTTAAGAGTATGTGATATCAATAAGGTAATAGGAAGAGAAAATAGAGCAGAGACAATAACTGTTTCATGCAATGGTTGTAATAGTAATGTAAAACTAATAGATGGTCAAAGTGGTAATAAAGAAATAAAGGATAAAATAAATATAGTTGATAATCACTGCAGTTATCAAATGCAAGTAATAGTAAGGCCTAACACTGTAATATACAATCGAGCATTAGAAGGAAACTTTGATTATCTAGTACCATTAAATGAAGGTGGAAGTGCAGAGTTTATTTTTATTTTTGGTCCTGAAAGGTTTAACGTTAATAATACGTTTTGGTTTGGATATGAGCCAGTTGATATAAAAAGTATTAATGTGAGGTATGTAAATATTTTTAACAGGACTGAACATGAAGTAAAATTCAATTTTATCAAGTCAGAAAAAGAGTTTAACGTAACGATTCCTTATGCAGAAAATCCTTCTTACAGACTAGGAAAGAATGGTGAAATCAAAATAGGGAATAAAGATAACTTGTATATGCTACAAAGTAGTAATGAGTCTTCTGAAGAAATTATCAAGAACTATTTACCTCTAGCAAGTCGACTAAATAAAATGTCATTTTTTATCCAATCACTTTTAAGTAATGAGACAGTGGTAATAGGAAGTGGAAATCATGAAGTAATACATAATAATCCAGCGTATAGGAGTCATTTAGTGGGGAATGGTGGTGAAAATGTATATGTGATTGATTCTGAAAGCAAAAGATTTGAAATTCCTCTACCTGAAGTAGTTATTTACGATCTTGATAAAGAAAGTTCAGTGGATACGATTGACTTAAGAAACTTAGTACAACAAGCAAGGAGTAAGTTTTCAAATAAAGATAGTTTTGAATTAAAAGTTCTTGAATCTGCAAATGATTTATTATTAAAGGCAACGGTAGTTGAAATGGAGCAAACAGAAGATTCATCTGTGAGTAAAATAGGAAAGCATGAATATTTTACAGTTAGGTTAAAAGATGGGGTTAATTGGTATAATAGAACTCATGTAATTGTGGATAGAGTTCCTATGAGAATCAACCTAGATAACAATGAGTGGAGTTTAAAACCACAGCCTTTAGTATTTGAAAAGGATAAAGAAGTTATTATTGTAACAGGTCAAGACGTAGAAAAGAATACTGAGCTTATCATACCTAAGAAAGGAGGAAACTATACATTTATTCGTGACCATGGAACTAATCTAATGATAACGAATGCTTTTGACGCTAATATCACTAAAGAAGATCTCTGTACTATTACGCTTAGTAAGTTTTATGAGGAACCTAAGATGGAAACATTATCTGTAAAGTTTGCTGATAAAGAAATAGTCTTGAAAGATCATCAGGAACAAATAAACACTGCAAGAGACATGAACATTGTGAAAAAAGAGCACAGTGATCAAGTTTACAATGATGTTTTCAATAGTATAAAAAGTGAGCCAGAAGTTATTATGGTAGCTGATCAACCTATGGACCATAAGCATAGACATGAACACAGCAGACACAGGACTCGTCATCGCCGCAGTGAGAATATAACAAGTAGTGGAGCAAGACCATCTTCATGGATAAATGATTTGTTTGGTTGGGTAAAAAGCTCTGTGAGTGGGTTATTAGGTTTTAGAGCTACTCTACCTGAAATCTCAGAAAATTATTCTAATAAATCTGGTACTAGCCAATTTAGCAGTGAAGTTTGTATAAGTAACAATGCTGGTTTAGGATTTTTCTTATTACAGAGTTTCCTAGATAAAAAATATCCTCTTCCTAAGTTTTGTTCTGTTACTCCTGAAGAAGCTCTGGCTAACACATTGAATATCGTAGAAGAATTTAAAAAGACACTTAAAAAAACAGCTAAACAATCTGATGTATTAGTAAAAGATGTTAACTTTTTTAAAGTATATTTAGATGTAGCAGGTCACGTAAGAAACGAGAGGTACTCTCAAATACCACATACTTTATATTCAGTTGCAAAAGAAGCATGTCTGAAAAATGAGAAGTTTCTGAATATTTTAAAAGGTAATATTGAAAAGATGTTTGATGAGCAGGAAATAATTAATAGTAAATATCAAGCTAACGACATTG harbors:
- a CDS encoding ankyrin repeat domain-containing protein, with the translated sequence MVGERGADPNKGGQIPILYAALYARKDFIELLINNNANILLKDKSHDYNVLHYVLSHLNKCRKHISDIEEIVKYCLEKNSVLVKDANIFGMTPLHFAAEHGSASIVKMLLDYGADVNAKSHLAKPLCDVSRAEANIVRHVKNYDEGYTPLHIAAKENHLESVKLLLQKGAIYRAINDERSTPLDMAELGSDVESLLESISLSFKAVLDGKKDELDYLLKGKGSDVLKSILNARDRDKRTLLQVAGNEKRDITNLLIEKLRNVPSSDQQQEAVKQGGKVSAGECLPGPSSGRRKREAIGEKCLFTWEDVDEFNEEKDEKRDFSKMKIDSEKFVSYIKDLPEAKQSQLIQLADEVRVAGNSQGLVSKLISNQKVMSHLNRVGRISGMTMHGMMAKNVLADFLNGDYQGVAVNVGFIAGGQGFAKVAEAASLKGLKLAQEGKLLVGRSLRAASPFLARGTSAFVVYDLVNQIKAFKNGTEEVLVGVVGDSIYLGVDAAEIGVEVAEAFEVLEGVSSVTGPIGATIGAVVFVGTDVYMAVKRVDKIDQIIHLKGNERFIEGLRAFIGMQPERYIEELMEEKQLSNQLVKQGLEYLQQHSNIQRYVFPTGKSVVDSCRDVPYQKSICSGGFNWCSARRTVTCYTEKCTTKFEVDLDNTVLLERKRTDVKWSRAKPDNPDGGQVFCLPQGDYEPAPNYGSYLCESAIGVTDLSANKTGGYTLINLGEGKDNVKGFTDSRNIFVVNNGSKEYYGGNKDDIFVLQAGYVKGYLSGEGGINTLDTTSFAFQEEPLNIQLDIGEIVDYSRDNWLRVCDINKVIGRENRAETITVSCNGCNSNVKLIDGQSGNKEIKDKINIVDNHCSYQMQVIVRPNTVIYNRALEGNFDYLVPLNEGGSAEFIFIFGPERFNVNNTFWFGYEPVDIKSINVRYVNIFNRTEHEVKFNFIKSEKEFNVTIPYAENPSYRLGKNGEIKIGNKDNLYMLQSSNESSEEIIKNYLPLASRLNKMSFFIQSLLSNETVVIGSGNHEVIHNNPAYRSHLVGNGGENVYVIDSESKRFEIPLPEVVIYDLDKESSVDTIDLRNLVQQARSKFSNKDSFELKVLESANDLLLKATVVEMEQTEDSSVSKIGKHEYFTVRLKDGVNWYNRTHVIVDRVPMRINLDNNEWSLKPQPLVFEKDKEVIIVTGQDVEKNTELIIPKKGGNYTFIRDHGTNLMITNAFDANITKEDLCTITLSKFYEEPKMETLSVKFADKEIVLKDHQEQINTARDMNIVKKEHSDQVYNDVFNSIKSEPEVIMVADQPMDHKHRHEHSRHRTRHRRSENITSSGARPSSWINDLFGWVKSSVSGLLGFRATLPEISENYSNKSGTSQFSSEVCISNNAGLGFFLLQSFLDKKYPLPKFCSVTPEEALANTLNIVEEFKKTLKKTAKQSDVLVKDVNFFKVYLDVAGHVRNERYSQIPHTLYSVAKEACLKNEKFLNILKGNIEKMFDEQEIINSKYQANDIVDNKPRSYLNNTTVDKQLQESYYAISS